In the Pongo abelii isolate AG06213 chromosome 2, NHGRI_mPonAbe1-v2.0_pri, whole genome shotgun sequence genome, GAGCATGAGTGGCCACAGTTCTTGCTTCAAGGGTTGCTCAGTGAATATTAAATGAGTAGATGccgggcctataatcccagcactttgggaggcccaaggcaggtgaaaccccatctctactaaaaatacaaaaatgagctgggcatggtgctggacgcctgtaatcccagctactgggaaggctgaggtgggaggatcgattgaacccaagaggcggaggttgcagtgagctgaaatcatgctgGAGggagctgcactccagcttgtgtgacagagcaagaccctgtctcaaaaataaataaatgaggaaattccAGGAAATTCGAAAACAATGCTGGGCTCAGGTCCTCTGCTCCAAACATGTGAACGCTGCTGTTCATCAGGTGCTGAGcaggtgccaggctctgtgctggggTCTGGGCACCATCCTGAGCATGGACAGAGGCCACCCTGCCCTTCAAATCGCAGAGGCACCCTTGCCTGGCTCTGTTTTATCATGGTCTGTGTTGGTGCCTGGCACCATCACCCCCCCACAACTCATGGCCTAGAAGTTCAGCCCCAGGAAATAAGAGCTTTTATTTACTCTGTCACACCACGTCCTAGCATCAGAAATGGTGCCTGGCagctgctcagtaaatattgtttGAATGAAGCTTATATGTTGGAGAGGGCAGTTTAGACCTCAAACAGGAAATTGCAGGTAGTTAGAAatgctttgaagaaaataaagcagggtcATGTGATAGAAGAGGTCATATGTTACCCAAGATGCTCATGGGAGGGGGACTCAGCAGGTGACCCTGGAACTGAAACTCCAGCCATAAGAAGGTAACTTTCTAGGCCTGGGGGGCTGTGGTCCTGGCACTGGGAACAGTGGGGGTATTGAGGCAGGCCCATGGGAGGCAGGGGCAGCATGAGCTGAGGTGAGAGAGTGGGGGGACCTCACAGTCCAGGGGGAACCTTTGGGCTTTGTTCTGACAGCGGGGGAGCTGCCTGTGGATTTTGATCCCACATCTTTGAGCACTCACCCAACTGCGATGTGGACTgtggggctgaggctgggtgtgggggaCCTGCGAGTTTGGTCAGCCTAGAGAGGTGATGCCCCTGGTGGAAAGCAAAAGGTTTTAGGGGccgtgtggattttttttttttctttttaaatcggctcttgctctgttccctgggctggagtgcagtgctgtgatcaccAGTCACTACagcattgacctcctgggctcaagcgatcttcctgcctcagcctcctaagtagctgggactacaggcacatgccaccacacccagctagttcccccacctccccccacccaagatggagtctcgctctgtctcccaggctggagtgcaatggtacgatcttggctcactgcaacctcttgggttcaagtgattctcccacctcagcctcctgaatagctgagattacaggcacccaccgtcatgcccagctaatttttgtatttttgtagagatgaagtttcaccatgttggccaggctggtcttgaactcctgatctcaagtgatcctcctgccttggcctcccaaagtgttgggattacaggtgtgagccaccgcatccagccccagctagtttttgtttgtttgttttttgagatggagtctcactctgtcgcccaggccagagtgcagtggcatgatctcagctcactacaacctctgcctcctgggtttaagtgattctcctgcctcagcttcccgagtagctgggactacaggggtgtgccagcacgcccagctaatttttttttttttttgtacttttagtagagacggggtttcaccatgttagccaggatggtcttgatttcctgacatcgtgatccacccacctcagcttcctgaagtgctgggattacaagtgtgagccaccacagctggcctttttctttttttttgagacagagttttgctgttgttgcccaggctggagtgcaatggcacaatcacggctcaccgcaacctccaccttccaggttcaagcgattcccctgcctctcagcctgctgagtagctgggattacaggcatgcaccaccacgcctggctattttagtagagacaggtctccatgttggtcaggctggtctcgagctcccgacctcaggcgatccatctgccttggcctcccaaagtgctgggattataggcctgagccatggcgcccggcctagttaaaaaaaaaaaaaaaaaaaaaaaaagtttgtaaggtcaggtgtggtggctcacgcctgtaatcccagcactttgggaggccgaggtgggcagatcacctgaggccaggagttcgagaccagcctggccaacatggtgaaaccctgtctctactaaaaatacaaaaattgccgggcacggtggctcacgcctgtaatcccaacactttgggaggccgaggcaggtggatcatgaggtcagaagattgagaccatcctggctaacatggtgaaaccctgtctctactaaaaatacaaaaaaattagccgggtgtggtggcaggcgcctgtagtctcagctactcgggaggctgaggcaggagaatggtgtgaacccaggaggcggagcttgcagtgagctgagatctcgccactgcactccagcctgggagacagagcaagacgctgtctcaaacaaacaaacaaataaacaaaaaacaaaaattggggctgggcgcagtggctcaagcctgtaatcccagcactttggaaggccaaggcaggcagatcacaaggtcaggagattgagatcatcctggctaatacagtgaaaccccatctttactaaaaatacaaaaaattagccgggtgtggtggcacacacctgtaatcccagctactcgggaggctgaggcaggagaatcgcttgaacccaggaggcagaggttgcggtgagctgagattgcgccactgcactccagtctgggcgacagagtgagactcggtctcaaaaaaaaaaaaaaaaaaagaaaaaaaaaaattggccgggcatggtggtgcgttcctgcagtcccagctactcgggaggctgaggcaggagaatcacttgaacctgggaggcagagcttgcagtgagctgagattgcgccactgcactccagcctgagtgacagggcaagactctgtctcaaaaaaaaaaaaaaaaaaaattcgtagAGATGGGTTGTTACTATGTTTCCTAGACTGggctcaaattcctaggctcaagagatcctcagcctcagcctcctaaagtgggattataggtgtgagccactgcaggtGTTTGGATTTTAGGGGTTGGCTGATAGGTGAGGAGAAGGCCAGGGTGAAAGTGTTACTGAGCAAAAGGACTCACTACTTGAAGTGTTAGAAACCAGTACTGTGACATTGGGTtttgggctgaagcaatcctcccgcctcggcctcccaagtggctgggactacaggtgcataccacagtgttggactaattttttttttttaatatagtgacggggtctcactatgttgcccaccaTGGTCTCACTCCTGGGCTGAaaagatccttccacctcagcctcccaaagtactgagattacagttgtgggCCTGGCACCAgatttgggttcaagtgattctcccacctcagccttcccagcagctgggattacaggcatgcgccaccacacctggctcatttttgtttttgagatggagtctcgccttgtcatccaggctggagtgcagtggcgtgatctcggctcactgcaacctccgcctcccgggttcaagcaattcttgtgcctcagccccgagtagctgggattacacgcgcccgccaccacacctggctaatttttgtatttttagtagagacggggtttcaccatgttgtccaggctggtcttgaactcctgacctcaagtgatccacccacctccgcctccgaaattgctggaattacaagcgtgagccaccgcgcccggccaagaaaagCTTTTTATTGCAAGTCAACTAGCAAGGAAGCAGGAGTCCAGCTCCAGGGTGTCTCCCTGTGCTGGCTTTAAGGcagtaattttattagaaaaggttTAGGGGATGCATACTGGGATTAGTGGGTGGGTGATTGGTAGAAGGAAGCGGGAGGTCTGGAAAGTTCTCAGGCATGTGCAGTTAACTCTTCATGTCTCCTCGTGGGTCCCCTATGCAAATTCTGGAGGAGTTATATGAAACGTGGTGGAAATTCAGGCTGTGATGTCAGCAAGCTCTTTCTGTGCAAACTCCAGTCGGGAATATTGGGTCCATCTGATTTTAGACAGTTTTGTTATCTTATAAGCAGAGGGAATTCCAGCGTTTCAGCAAGTTGTTTCTTTCCTCATCTACCATCCTATAAACTCAAGGATTtctaggggccaggtgtggtggctcacagtggtaatctcagcactttgggaggctgaagtggcaggatcacttgaggctaagagtttaaaaccagcctggacaacatagtaagacccccatctctacaaaataaattttaaaaataagtaaataaataaattagccaggcatggtggtgcacacctgtagtttcagctactcaggaggctgaggcaggaggatcacttgagcccaggaggtcaagactgcagtgggctgtctcttaaaaaaaaaaagaatttctgccgggcacggtggctcacgcctgtaatcccaccactttgggaggccgaggcgggcggatcctgagatcaagaccatcctggctaacacggtgaaaccccgtctctactaaaaatacaaaaaattagccgggcgaggtggcgggcacctgtagtccctgctactcaggaggctgaggcaggagaatggtgtgaacccaggaggcagagcttgcggtgggcggagatcgcgccactgcactccagcctgggtgacagagcaagactccatctcaaaaacaaaaaaaaacaacaacaacaaaaaaagaatttctgttaGTTACTGGTTTCTTTAACTGTTTGGggcttagtttctttttttatcttttttgagaaaaaatctcactctgtcgcccaggctggagtgcagtggtgcaatcacagctcattgcagccttgacctcccaggcttaggtgatcctcccacttcagcctcctgggtagctgggacaacaggcatgtgccactatacccagctaattatttgtattttttatggagatggggttttgtcgtgatgcccaggctggtctcaaacttctgggctcaagccatccacctgcctcaacctcccaaagtgctgggattccaggtgtgtgccactacacccagcctaggGCCCAGCTTCAAAAGGAGGTGCTCCCTCAGTTTGGGGCCAGCCAGGCCCACTGGGACAGTAGGACCCAGAACCCAGGTCTGCCATTGTCCTCAAGCCCTGGACTCCAGCCCCCCGACCACAGCCAGTTTCTGGCCAGGCTGCTCATGAAAGGCCATGGGCCTGGCTGGAACCTGCTGCCTTAGAGCCAGGCCTGTTCCCGGGGGAGGGGCGTTTGCCCGTTGCCAGGTGCCCGGGTTCCGGCCCCTGGCACTAGCGGCGGCCATGCTGCATGTGCTGGCCTCGCTGCCCTTGCTGCTCCTGCTGGTGATGTCTGCCCCCACCCACGCCTGGTCTCGACCCCTCTGGTACCAGGTGGGGCTGGACTTGCAGCCCTGGGGGTGT is a window encoding:
- the TMEM89 gene encoding transmembrane protein 89 isoform X2, which encodes MGLAGTCCLRARPVPGGGAFARCQVPGFRPLALAAAMLHVLASLPLLLLLVMSAPTHAWSRPLWYQVGLDLQPWGCQPKSVEGCRGGLNCPGYWLGPGASRIYPVAGVMITTTMLMICRKILQGRRCSQATKASAGDH